In the genome of Nycticebus coucang isolate mNycCou1 chromosome 12, mNycCou1.pri, whole genome shotgun sequence, one region contains:
- the SLC2A3 gene encoding solute carrier family 2, facilitated glucose transporter member 3 isoform X1, with product MESDKHNVTPSLIFAIAIATIGSFQFGYNTGVINAPEMIIKDFLNYTLEERLDNVPSKELLTSLWSLSVAIFSVGGMIGSFSVGLFVNRFGRRNSMLIVNLLAIAGGCFMGFCKLAESFEMLILGRLIIGLFCGLCTGFVPMYIGEISPTALRGAFGTLNQLGIVIGILIAQIFGLEVILGSEELWPVLLGFTIIPAVLQSVALPFCPESPRFLLINRKEEEKAKETLQQLWGTQDVSQDMQEMKDESARMAQEKRVTVLELFRAPNYRQPIMISIVLQLSQQLSGINAVFYYSTGIFKDAGVQEPIYATIGAGVVNTVFTVVSLFLVEKAGRRTLHMIGLGGMAFCSILMTVSLLLKDHYTWMSFVCIGAILVFVAFFEIGPGPIPWFIVAELFSQGPRPAAMAVAGCSNWTSNFLVGLLFPSAASYLGAYVFIIFSTFLVIFLIFTFFKVPETRGRTFEDITRAFEGQAGDRSGKGSNMEMNSMQPFKQSTTPV from the exons GTCACTCCATCTCTGATCTTCGCCATTGCTATTGCTACAATTGGCTCTTTCCAGTTTGGCTACAACACTGGAGTCATCAATGCTCCTGAAATG ATCATAAAGGACTTTCTCAATTACACTTTGGAAGAGAGGCTAGACAATGTTCCTTCGAAGGAGTTGCTCACATCCCTCTGGTCCTTGTCTGTGGCCATTTTCTCTGTTGGTGGTATGATTGGCTCCTTTTCCGTTGGACTATTTGTCAACCGCTTTGGCAG GCGCAACTCAATGCTTATTGTCAACCTGTTGGCCATTGCTGGTGGCTGCTTCATGGGGTTCTGTAAATTAGCTGAATCGTTTGAAATGCTGATCCTGGGCCGATTGATTATTGGCCTCTTCTGCGGACTCTGCACTGGTTTTGTCCCCATGTACATTGGAGAGATCTCTCCTACTGCCCTACGGGGTGCCTTTGGTACTCTTaatcagctgggcattgtcaTCGGGATCCTGATAGCCCAG ATTTTTGGTCTGGAAGTCATCTTGGGATCTGAAGAGTTATGGCCTGTGCTATTAGGCTTTACCATCATTCCAGCTGTCCTACAAAGTGTAGCTCTTCCATTTTGCCCTGAAAGTCCTAGATTCTTGCTCATTAAtcgaaaggaagaagaaaaggctaAGGAGA CTCTCCAGCAGTTGTGGGGCACCCAGGATGTGTCCCAGGACATGCAGGAGATGAAAGATGAGAGTGCCAGGATGGCACAAGAGAAGCGAGTCACAGTACTAGAGCTCTTTAGAGCCCCCAACTACCGGCAGCCCATCATGATTTCCATTGTGCTGCAGCTGTCTCAGCAACTCTCTGGAATCAATGCT GTATTCTATTACTCAACAGGAATCTTCAAGGATGCAGGTGTTCAGGAGCCAATCTACGCCACCATTGGTGCGGGTGTGGTTAACACTGTCTTCACTGTAGTTTCT ctGTTCCTGGTGGAAAAGGCAGGAAGAAGGACTCTACATATGATAGGCCTTGGAGGGATGGCTTTTTGTTCCATACTCATGACTGTTTCTTTGTTATTAAAG GATCACTATACGTGGATGAGCTTTGTCTGTATTGGGGCTATCTTGGTCTTTGTAGCCTTCTTTGAAATTGGGCCAGGTCCCATCCCCTGGTTTATTGTGGCCGAACTCTTCAGCCAGGGACCCCGCCCAGCTGCAATGGCAGTGGCTGGTTGTTCCAACTGGACCTCCAACTTTTTAGTTGGATTGCTCTTCCCGTCTGCTGCA TCTTATTTAGGAGCCTACGTTTTTATTATCTTCTCCACCTTCCTCGTTATCTTCTTGATCTTCACCTTCTTCAAAGTCCCTGAGACCCGTGGCAGGACTTTTGAGGATATTACACGGGCCTTTGAAGGGCAAGCTGGAGATAGATCTGGGAAAGGCTCCAACATGGAAATGAACAGCATGCAGCCTTTTAAGCAGTCTACTACCCCTGTCTAA
- the SLC2A3 gene encoding solute carrier family 2, facilitated glucose transporter member 3 isoform X3, with amino-acid sequence MIIKDFLNYTLEERLDNVPSKELLTSLWSLSVAIFSVGGMIGSFSVGLFVNRFGRRNSMLIVNLLAIAGGCFMGFCKLAESFEMLILGRLIIGLFCGLCTGFVPMYIGEISPTALRGAFGTLNQLGIVIGILIAQIFGLEVILGSEELWPVLLGFTIIPAVLQSVALPFCPESPRFLLINRKEEEKAKETLQQLWGTQDVSQDMQEMKDESARMAQEKRVTVLELFRAPNYRQPIMISIVLQLSQQLSGINAVFYYSTGIFKDAGVQEPIYATIGAGVVNTVFTVVSLFLVEKAGRRTLHMIGLGGMAFCSILMTVSLLLKDHYTWMSFVCIGAILVFVAFFEIGPGPIPWFIVAELFSQGPRPAAMAVAGCSNWTSNFLVGLLFPSAASYLGAYVFIIFSTFLVIFLIFTFFKVPETRGRTFEDITRAFEGQAGDRSGKGSNMEMNSMQPFKQSTTPV; translated from the exons ATG ATCATAAAGGACTTTCTCAATTACACTTTGGAAGAGAGGCTAGACAATGTTCCTTCGAAGGAGTTGCTCACATCCCTCTGGTCCTTGTCTGTGGCCATTTTCTCTGTTGGTGGTATGATTGGCTCCTTTTCCGTTGGACTATTTGTCAACCGCTTTGGCAG GCGCAACTCAATGCTTATTGTCAACCTGTTGGCCATTGCTGGTGGCTGCTTCATGGGGTTCTGTAAATTAGCTGAATCGTTTGAAATGCTGATCCTGGGCCGATTGATTATTGGCCTCTTCTGCGGACTCTGCACTGGTTTTGTCCCCATGTACATTGGAGAGATCTCTCCTACTGCCCTACGGGGTGCCTTTGGTACTCTTaatcagctgggcattgtcaTCGGGATCCTGATAGCCCAG ATTTTTGGTCTGGAAGTCATCTTGGGATCTGAAGAGTTATGGCCTGTGCTATTAGGCTTTACCATCATTCCAGCTGTCCTACAAAGTGTAGCTCTTCCATTTTGCCCTGAAAGTCCTAGATTCTTGCTCATTAAtcgaaaggaagaagaaaaggctaAGGAGA CTCTCCAGCAGTTGTGGGGCACCCAGGATGTGTCCCAGGACATGCAGGAGATGAAAGATGAGAGTGCCAGGATGGCACAAGAGAAGCGAGTCACAGTACTAGAGCTCTTTAGAGCCCCCAACTACCGGCAGCCCATCATGATTTCCATTGTGCTGCAGCTGTCTCAGCAACTCTCTGGAATCAATGCT GTATTCTATTACTCAACAGGAATCTTCAAGGATGCAGGTGTTCAGGAGCCAATCTACGCCACCATTGGTGCGGGTGTGGTTAACACTGTCTTCACTGTAGTTTCT ctGTTCCTGGTGGAAAAGGCAGGAAGAAGGACTCTACATATGATAGGCCTTGGAGGGATGGCTTTTTGTTCCATACTCATGACTGTTTCTTTGTTATTAAAG GATCACTATACGTGGATGAGCTTTGTCTGTATTGGGGCTATCTTGGTCTTTGTAGCCTTCTTTGAAATTGGGCCAGGTCCCATCCCCTGGTTTATTGTGGCCGAACTCTTCAGCCAGGGACCCCGCCCAGCTGCAATGGCAGTGGCTGGTTGTTCCAACTGGACCTCCAACTTTTTAGTTGGATTGCTCTTCCCGTCTGCTGCA TCTTATTTAGGAGCCTACGTTTTTATTATCTTCTCCACCTTCCTCGTTATCTTCTTGATCTTCACCTTCTTCAAAGTCCCTGAGACCCGTGGCAGGACTTTTGAGGATATTACACGGGCCTTTGAAGGGCAAGCTGGAGATAGATCTGGGAAAGGCTCCAACATGGAAATGAACAGCATGCAGCCTTTTAAGCAGTCTACTACCCCTGTCTAA
- the SLC2A3 gene encoding solute carrier family 2, facilitated glucose transporter member 3 isoform X2, which yields MGTQKVTPSLIFAIAIATIGSFQFGYNTGVINAPEMIIKDFLNYTLEERLDNVPSKELLTSLWSLSVAIFSVGGMIGSFSVGLFVNRFGRRNSMLIVNLLAIAGGCFMGFCKLAESFEMLILGRLIIGLFCGLCTGFVPMYIGEISPTALRGAFGTLNQLGIVIGILIAQIFGLEVILGSEELWPVLLGFTIIPAVLQSVALPFCPESPRFLLINRKEEEKAKETLQQLWGTQDVSQDMQEMKDESARMAQEKRVTVLELFRAPNYRQPIMISIVLQLSQQLSGINAVFYYSTGIFKDAGVQEPIYATIGAGVVNTVFTVVSLFLVEKAGRRTLHMIGLGGMAFCSILMTVSLLLKDHYTWMSFVCIGAILVFVAFFEIGPGPIPWFIVAELFSQGPRPAAMAVAGCSNWTSNFLVGLLFPSAASYLGAYVFIIFSTFLVIFLIFTFFKVPETRGRTFEDITRAFEGQAGDRSGKGSNMEMNSMQPFKQSTTPV from the exons ATGGGGACACAAAAG GTCACTCCATCTCTGATCTTCGCCATTGCTATTGCTACAATTGGCTCTTTCCAGTTTGGCTACAACACTGGAGTCATCAATGCTCCTGAAATG ATCATAAAGGACTTTCTCAATTACACTTTGGAAGAGAGGCTAGACAATGTTCCTTCGAAGGAGTTGCTCACATCCCTCTGGTCCTTGTCTGTGGCCATTTTCTCTGTTGGTGGTATGATTGGCTCCTTTTCCGTTGGACTATTTGTCAACCGCTTTGGCAG GCGCAACTCAATGCTTATTGTCAACCTGTTGGCCATTGCTGGTGGCTGCTTCATGGGGTTCTGTAAATTAGCTGAATCGTTTGAAATGCTGATCCTGGGCCGATTGATTATTGGCCTCTTCTGCGGACTCTGCACTGGTTTTGTCCCCATGTACATTGGAGAGATCTCTCCTACTGCCCTACGGGGTGCCTTTGGTACTCTTaatcagctgggcattgtcaTCGGGATCCTGATAGCCCAG ATTTTTGGTCTGGAAGTCATCTTGGGATCTGAAGAGTTATGGCCTGTGCTATTAGGCTTTACCATCATTCCAGCTGTCCTACAAAGTGTAGCTCTTCCATTTTGCCCTGAAAGTCCTAGATTCTTGCTCATTAAtcgaaaggaagaagaaaaggctaAGGAGA CTCTCCAGCAGTTGTGGGGCACCCAGGATGTGTCCCAGGACATGCAGGAGATGAAAGATGAGAGTGCCAGGATGGCACAAGAGAAGCGAGTCACAGTACTAGAGCTCTTTAGAGCCCCCAACTACCGGCAGCCCATCATGATTTCCATTGTGCTGCAGCTGTCTCAGCAACTCTCTGGAATCAATGCT GTATTCTATTACTCAACAGGAATCTTCAAGGATGCAGGTGTTCAGGAGCCAATCTACGCCACCATTGGTGCGGGTGTGGTTAACACTGTCTTCACTGTAGTTTCT ctGTTCCTGGTGGAAAAGGCAGGAAGAAGGACTCTACATATGATAGGCCTTGGAGGGATGGCTTTTTGTTCCATACTCATGACTGTTTCTTTGTTATTAAAG GATCACTATACGTGGATGAGCTTTGTCTGTATTGGGGCTATCTTGGTCTTTGTAGCCTTCTTTGAAATTGGGCCAGGTCCCATCCCCTGGTTTATTGTGGCCGAACTCTTCAGCCAGGGACCCCGCCCAGCTGCAATGGCAGTGGCTGGTTGTTCCAACTGGACCTCCAACTTTTTAGTTGGATTGCTCTTCCCGTCTGCTGCA TCTTATTTAGGAGCCTACGTTTTTATTATCTTCTCCACCTTCCTCGTTATCTTCTTGATCTTCACCTTCTTCAAAGTCCCTGAGACCCGTGGCAGGACTTTTGAGGATATTACACGGGCCTTTGAAGGGCAAGCTGGAGATAGATCTGGGAAAGGCTCCAACATGGAAATGAACAGCATGCAGCCTTTTAAGCAGTCTACTACCCCTGTCTAA